One Bdellovibrio bacteriovorus str. Tiberius DNA segment encodes these proteins:
- a CDS encoding DUF366 family protein, with translation METSFIEKKFAYDGSQLRSLFAYLDHGILGPSIVSWVGACSIPFDHMVDGEDLLEKAVIQSDEMLHFIIEVFDRDLFSGVALQRLFASIAKDYVQAHGKGLLTGKSVRRDGDDIYLDTKKLSISIATRSPVSVMVHFAMNVTNKGTPVETLSLQDLQMDPVRVAEDLMALFRREFESITIATQKVRPVP, from the coding sequence ATGGAAACTTCATTTATTGAAAAGAAATTTGCCTATGACGGTTCCCAGCTTCGTTCTTTGTTTGCGTATCTGGATCACGGAATTCTGGGGCCTTCCATTGTTTCCTGGGTAGGGGCTTGTTCCATTCCGTTTGATCACATGGTCGACGGCGAAGATCTGCTTGAAAAAGCAGTGATCCAGTCAGATGAAATGCTTCATTTTATCATTGAGGTCTTTGATCGCGATTTATTTTCGGGCGTGGCTTTGCAGCGTCTGTTCGCGTCGATCGCGAAAGACTATGTTCAGGCCCACGGAAAGGGTCTTTTGACCGGTAAATCAGTTCGCCGTGACGGTGATGATATTTATCTTGATACCAAAAAGTTGAGCATCAGTATCGCGACCCGTTCTCCGGTGTCGGTGATGGTTCACTTCGCCATGAACGTGACCAACAAAGGCACTCCGGTGGAAACGTTGTCTTTGCAGGATCTGCAGATGGATCCGGTTCGCGTTGCCGAAGACCTGATGGCTCTTTTCCGCCGCGAATTCGAATCCATCACGATCGCAACCCAAAAAGTCCGCCCGGTTCCTTAA
- a CDS encoding TolC family protein, whose amino-acid sequence MKWQWGLCALFFSLPAMAESSLSTLKKQLATNNPELRASSSRQQAQKNLAHSQWSPFLPELSAAAGYAKENTLHDKDDGYVGYLSGRWNLFRGGQDWKEKGIADQESRVADLDHDITSRRLNRELGEAYYEALLNTHFISVDSEKIQFLHNQRSMAQKKINAGLTSNVDAIELDLEESTLSAEIESHKTDLQISQDVIKSLVYSDSVTNLSTKEAFPRISEADFAKTDVSQNPALQKQQALEQSSHLRRQKAQGAYLPSIDLNAQYGRLVPQYEDPMDGTESRVSVLMTWTFFSGLDTRFKTAAAKELETSQGFEKANTQIQLNTQTESLRNKARELLALRSLLEKRQTLTQKYYDLTLSEYRRGIKNSSDLASATNSLFENRTRLLQVQKDLAVLKLKFDELTM is encoded by the coding sequence ATGAAATGGCAATGGGGCCTATGCGCCCTGTTCTTCAGTCTTCCCGCAATGGCCGAAAGCAGCCTTTCTACGTTGAAAAAGCAGCTTGCGACCAACAATCCTGAGCTGCGCGCCAGTTCTTCGCGCCAGCAGGCGCAAAAGAATCTGGCCCACAGCCAATGGAGCCCGTTCCTGCCCGAGCTTTCCGCAGCTGCGGGCTATGCCAAAGAAAACACTTTGCATGACAAAGACGACGGATATGTGGGCTATCTGAGCGGCCGCTGGAACCTGTTCCGCGGCGGCCAGGACTGGAAAGAAAAAGGCATCGCCGATCAGGAAAGCCGCGTGGCGGACCTTGATCACGACATCACCTCGCGCCGCCTGAACCGCGAGTTGGGCGAAGCTTATTACGAGGCCCTGCTGAACACGCACTTTATTTCTGTGGATTCAGAAAAAATTCAATTCCTGCACAATCAGCGTTCGATGGCGCAAAAGAAAATCAATGCCGGCCTGACTTCCAACGTTGACGCTATTGAACTGGATTTGGAGGAAAGCACTCTTTCTGCCGAAATCGAATCCCACAAAACGGATCTGCAGATTTCCCAGGATGTGATCAAATCCCTGGTCTATTCCGACAGCGTGACGAATTTGTCGACGAAAGAGGCCTTTCCTCGCATCAGCGAAGCGGACTTTGCCAAGACGGATGTTTCCCAAAACCCGGCCCTGCAAAAACAGCAGGCTTTGGAGCAAAGCTCCCACCTGCGTCGTCAAAAAGCACAAGGGGCTTATCTGCCCAGTATCGATCTGAACGCCCAGTATGGCCGCCTGGTACCGCAGTATGAAGATCCCATGGACGGTACCGAGTCCCGGGTTTCCGTGTTGATGACTTGGACATTCTTCTCTGGTCTGGACACCAGATTTAAAACTGCTGCTGCGAAAGAGCTGGAAACATCCCAGGGGTTTGAAAAAGCCAACACCCAGATTCAGCTAAACACCCAAACGGAAAGCCTGCGTAACAAAGCACGTGAACTGCTGGCACTAAGAAGTCTTTTGGAAAAACGCCAGACCCTGACCCAGAAATATTATGACCTGACCCTTTCTGAGTACCGCCGCGGTATCAAGAACTCGTCAGATCTGGCCAGCGCCACCAACAGTCTTTTTGAAAACCGCACCCGCCTGTTGCAGGTGCAAAAAGACCTGGCCGTGCTGAAGTTAAAATTTGACGAACTGACAATGTAA
- the queC gene encoding 7-cyano-7-deazaguanine synthase QueC, translated as MKKNKKVVVLLSAGLDSTVNAYEAIKHHHEIVLALTFNYGQRAAKKELEASANIAKHLGIPHQVVELPWFKDFNKSSLLVEDQAVPTGSAVEIDNQQKSEETAKSVWVPNRNGIFLNIAAAYAEALGADAVIPGFNAEEAATFPDNSREFLEQATKSLWYSTSNHVTVGCYTAHLKKPDIVRLGQGLKVPWELIWPCYFSGDKWCGQCESCLRSKRAFASANIDVKHLFKE; from the coding sequence ATGAAAAAAAATAAAAAGGTCGTAGTGCTTTTGTCGGCGGGTTTGGACTCGACGGTGAATGCCTACGAGGCTATCAAGCATCATCATGAAATCGTGCTGGCTTTGACTTTCAATTACGGTCAGCGCGCAGCCAAGAAAGAACTGGAAGCTTCAGCAAATATCGCGAAACACCTGGGTATTCCGCATCAGGTGGTCGAACTTCCGTGGTTCAAGGACTTTAACAAATCTTCTTTACTGGTCGAGGATCAGGCAGTTCCTACGGGTTCAGCCGTTGAAATCGATAATCAGCAAAAATCTGAAGAAACTGCCAAGTCCGTGTGGGTTCCAAACCGCAACGGGATCTTTTTGAATATTGCCGCAGCCTATGCCGAAGCGCTGGGCGCGGATGCGGTGATACCGGGGTTTAACGCCGAAGAGGCTGCGACCTTCCCGGATAATTCCCGTGAGTTTTTGGAACAAGCGACCAAGTCCCTTTGGTATTCGACATCCAATCACGTGACGGTGGGTTGTTATACCGCTCACTTGAAAAAACCGGACATCGTGCGTTTGGGGCAGGGTTTGAAAGTTCCGTGGGAATTGATCTGGCCTTGTTATTTCTCGGGTGACAAGTGGTGCGGGCAGTGTGAATCCTGCCTTCGGTCCAAGCGGGCTTTTGCTTCAGCCAACATTGATGTGAAACATCTTTTTAAGGAGTAG
- the recJ gene encoding single-stranded-DNA-specific exonuclease RecJ, with product MNPLWTLRESENEPVIPSNVGGQWPQLITKVLAARGFSEASNVEKLLFPKLADLKDPLVLKGMSQALERLGQAYLNKEKICIYADFDLDGTSGLALLKTGMLALGFPDVLHYQPKRLAEGYGFHAHAVEELKKQGVSLIITVDVGITAHAAIDKANELGVDVILTDHHLPADTIPSAFVVVNPNQGDCPSGLGYLCGAGVAFYLLRGLKRHFHDHPQLPKNNWDLKEVLDYFTIGTLTDMVPLVDDNRVLVKHGLVKLAETKRAGLRALLEELDLTGRPLTSQDVAIRFAPKLNALSRMESGILPIDIFLLDDPSQARDMVRQVMKNNSTRVQLQGDAEAEAQALLQGWPHQDFVFVASRNFHRGVLGLIATKLTQVYNKPAFVGAVGDDGMIVGSARLPQGQEACLVEAMSSAQELLSRFGGHSAAAGFEIAETKVSTFVGKLADHFSDLREKPKPLEIFYDVEAGLSEVSEALMKWYDFVGPFGAGFSIPLIHFTNVQVLSKRELKGGHLRLRIADADGGASAEALLFTPTPRQLDTLTNVPGFYHVLGELQWNYFAGQKTVQILIRDLKATT from the coding sequence ATGAATCCTTTGTGGACGCTGCGGGAATCTGAAAATGAGCCAGTCATCCCCTCGAATGTCGGGGGGCAATGGCCGCAGCTCATCACCAAGGTTCTTGCAGCCCGCGGTTTTTCCGAAGCTTCCAATGTTGAGAAGCTTCTTTTTCCGAAGCTCGCTGATTTGAAAGATCCTCTTGTCTTAAAGGGGATGTCTCAAGCTCTTGAGCGCCTGGGTCAGGCGTACCTGAATAAAGAAAAAATCTGCATTTATGCTGACTTCGATCTGGATGGAACTTCCGGTCTGGCATTGTTAAAAACCGGCATGCTGGCTTTGGGTTTCCCGGACGTCTTGCACTATCAGCCCAAACGTTTGGCTGAAGGTTACGGTTTCCACGCCCATGCGGTGGAAGAACTAAAAAAACAAGGCGTCAGTCTGATCATCACTGTCGACGTCGGCATCACCGCACACGCGGCGATTGATAAGGCCAATGAGCTGGGTGTGGACGTTATCCTGACCGATCACCATTTGCCGGCCGATACCATCCCATCCGCGTTTGTGGTGGTGAACCCGAATCAGGGCGACTGTCCGTCGGGATTGGGATATCTGTGTGGTGCAGGTGTTGCTTTCTATTTGCTGCGAGGATTGAAACGTCACTTCCACGATCATCCGCAACTGCCTAAAAATAATTGGGATTTAAAAGAAGTATTGGATTACTTTACCATTGGGACCCTGACGGACATGGTTCCGTTGGTCGATGATAACCGCGTGCTGGTAAAACATGGTTTGGTAAAGCTTGCTGAAACCAAACGGGCCGGACTTCGAGCATTGCTTGAAGAACTGGATCTGACCGGAAGACCTCTGACCAGTCAGGATGTGGCGATTCGTTTTGCGCCAAAACTGAATGCGCTTTCTCGTATGGAATCCGGCATTCTTCCTATTGATATATTCTTGTTGGATGATCCAAGCCAAGCCCGCGATATGGTTCGACAAGTGATGAAGAACAACTCCACCCGCGTGCAGTTGCAGGGCGATGCGGAAGCCGAAGCTCAAGCATTACTTCAAGGCTGGCCTCATCAGGATTTCGTCTTTGTGGCTTCCCGAAACTTCCACCGCGGAGTTTTGGGATTGATCGCGACCAAGCTGACTCAAGTCTATAACAAACCGGCCTTTGTGGGTGCGGTGGGTGATGACGGCATGATCGTCGGCAGCGCACGTTTGCCACAAGGTCAGGAAGCTTGTCTGGTGGAAGCGATGTCTTCTGCCCAGGAATTGCTAAGCCGTTTCGGTGGTCATTCGGCCGCGGCAGGTTTTGAAATTGCTGAAACCAAGGTGTCCACTTTTGTGGGAAAACTGGCGGATCATTTCTCGGATTTGCGTGAAAAGCCAAAACCGCTAGAGATTTTCTATGATGTTGAAGCGGGTCTGTCTGAAGTCAGCGAAGCTTTGATGAAATGGTATGACTTCGTCGGTCCATTCGGGGCGGGGTTCTCGATTCCTTTGATTCATTTTACCAATGTGCAGGTCTTGTCCAAGCGTGAACTTAAGGGCGGCCATCTTCGTTTGAGGATTGCTGATGCGGATGGCGGGGCTTCTGCGGAAGCATTGCTGTTCACGCCGACTCCGCGCCAGTTGGATACCCTGACCAACGTGCCTGGGTTCTATCACGTTCTGGGCGAGCTGCAGTGGAACTATTTTGCCGGGCAAAAGACAGTTCAGATTCTTATTCGGGATTTAAAGGCAACCACATGA